A window from Leptospira wolffii serovar Khorat str. Khorat-H2 encodes these proteins:
- a CDS encoding lipoprotein LipL31, producing the protein MKRLFVTLSVLFSLILFAACGDGSPVIESIDGNKITTGSFEAAYDTALDTLSRTQNIEKKNIIKFLTESEDKVPQGFLPLRNEFKKRRFFENYRQMLVIKAAADKAGFSKRNDIKEILKFQEMQLISNMYITEQIESRIKISEQELEAGCRELRTKYKQAETLTIEQCYDAVRAQIKGEKSKAVYQSVLDRIKEGVSIKHNDKFDLEKYLDQDFIFPGVKKEEAAAPAPEAAAPASQTPPPAETK; encoded by the coding sequence ATGAAACGGCTATTTGTAACTTTAAGCGTTCTATTCTCTTTAATCCTTTTCGCAGCTTGCGGAGACGGATCTCCCGTCATCGAGTCGATCGACGGCAATAAAATCACTACGGGAAGTTTCGAAGCGGCTTACGACACCGCTCTCGATACTTTAAGTCGCACCCAAAATATCGAAAAAAAGAATATTATCAAATTCTTGACCGAAAGCGAGGACAAGGTTCCTCAAGGATTCCTTCCTTTAAGAAACGAGTTTAAAAAGAGAAGATTCTTCGAAAACTACCGCCAGATGCTCGTTATCAAAGCGGCTGCAGACAAAGCGGGTTTCAGCAAGAGAAACGATATTAAAGAAATCTTAAAGTTCCAAGAGATGCAGTTGATCTCCAACATGTACATCACCGAGCAGATCGAATCCAGAATCAAAATTTCCGAGCAAGAATTGGAAGCGGGTTGTAGAGAGCTACGTACTAAATACAAGCAAGCGGAGACTTTGACTATCGAGCAATGCTATGATGCGGTTCGCGCTCAGATCAAGGGCGAGAAATCCAAGGCAGTCTACCAGTCCGTTTTGGATCGCATCAAAGAAGGTGTGTCCATCAAGCATAACGATAAATTCGATTTGGAAAAATACCTGGATCAGGACTTCATCTTTCCCGGAGTGAAAAAAGAGGAGGCTGCAGCTCCCGCTCCTGAAGCGGCTGCACCTGCAAGCCAGACTCCTCCTCCTGCGGAAACCAAGTAG
- the uppP gene encoding undecaprenyl-diphosphatase UppP, whose product MNSYLNAIFRSIIEAVTEFLPVSSTGHLFFFSSFFPFSEGAEFDDLFDIFIQSGAILSVLVLYRRKFLDQTGSAVSYILGKNEDKKGFQFLLQVVLGCLPILLAGFLFKGFLDKIKERGDLLLILGLAWFVGGILILISEYWFQKRATVQTPREITTKDAILIGIFQCIALIPGVSRSGATIVTARFLGKDTRHSAEFSFFLAVPVLLTAGAYKLYKHRHILNAESLPILLLGFFASFLLCILVIRWFLKYLQAHTFNAFGIYRILLGVAVILYYKASFSGSSAFIVPTSLLAQACSFGIGLKFVMQD is encoded by the coding sequence TTGAATTCCTATCTAAACGCTATATTCCGTAGCATCATCGAAGCGGTTACGGAATTCCTACCGGTGTCCTCTACGGGGCACCTTTTCTTCTTTTCCTCCTTTTTCCCGTTTTCGGAAGGAGCCGAGTTCGACGATCTATTCGATATATTCATCCAGAGCGGCGCCATTCTTTCCGTTTTGGTTCTGTATCGTAGAAAGTTTCTGGATCAGACTGGGTCCGCCGTTTCTTACATTCTGGGAAAGAACGAGGACAAGAAGGGGTTCCAGTTCCTATTACAGGTCGTTCTAGGATGTTTGCCCATTCTTCTCGCAGGATTTTTGTTCAAGGGTTTCTTGGATAAGATCAAGGAAAGAGGGGATTTACTTCTGATTCTGGGGTTGGCCTGGTTTGTGGGAGGAATTTTGATCCTGATCTCAGAGTATTGGTTCCAGAAAAGAGCGACCGTGCAAACTCCTAGAGAGATCACCACCAAGGATGCGATCCTAATCGGAATCTTCCAGTGCATAGCCCTCATTCCGGGAGTTTCCCGTTCGGGCGCGACTATCGTGACCGCGCGTTTTTTGGGAAAGGATACGCGTCATTCCGCCGAGTTTTCCTTCTTTTTAGCGGTTCCCGTTCTCTTAACCGCGGGAGCCTATAAACTTTACAAGCATAGGCATATACTGAATGCGGAGAGTTTGCCCATTCTTCTCCTGGGATTTTTCGCTTCCTTTTTGCTATGTATCCTGGTCATTCGTTGGTTCTTAAAATACCTGCAGGCCCATACTTTCAATGCTTTCGGTATTTACCGGATCCTCCTGGGGGTCGCGGTGATTCTTTATTATAAGGCTTCTTTTTCCGGCTCTTCGGCTTTTATCGTACCGACTTCGCTTCTTGCGCAGGCTTGTAGTTTCGGAATCGGGCTGAAATTTGTGATGCAGGACTGA
- a CDS encoding LPS-assembly protein LptD, with protein MRPWIRNCIILLFVPALAWGQSVDSGPRGSQASEIGEDDTQRSVVKTRNRLLSKSIEVLTEREVDEQLENLGLSREGSIYTRRKRLKAALGEKEDTKPELSDLQQANKKDLPMVIENAAEGELMRVDKTKGGVLVLRGRVRIKLRTGTLEAETISVDSDRQEIYAEGGIQYNDGRVKITGDKFIYDYKLDKGVVYNTKGSVSPAYFFGEKIKKLDDKRYMLEMGYFTACNAEKPHYSFKIDKVIVYDDKTIVGTNVRFQVGGNTVFWLPFFYNNNLGNGATAQAGKNNTQGLFLQTSFQWSTIPSWSWTPMGYKARADFYEKTGQAFQLEMWRQSANLNYLIDIGFANHKAYQITSGFEDRFANYGLGTSAVTNQVDKGNYWGTNIPNIGEDRDPWWKGRIFLNHKMNNTEKDVTRNLSIQYENFTNRLFEYEYGNRYQPSNSLQSLYTYRDVRFGYVRNNLEWKLDYTENRGDLSVNINMKRNMLFYNLSPLDKSGYFPTVDVLPSVTIKNSSEIARLPHFETPVYWDVYLTNTLMRFYGAPVREQLKIPTPDGNYQDPNGDYKENLLRTQTFLQGETGFRTSMNLGSYISFAPNVYYGAKKQAANLPSASSSSVNTNFTSLERSLARDSYQYFRTNSTLRIGAPILFLNTTYRRLEAEKPELQDPILMKNRQHELELSLESYALENFEISLKTIRDLRNFSDEYQPQPTSKERWYYTVFRFGGYLDFLDGFSKRKRSLLERRRSFYTGLYFNNDFVYHTPLGRPLSNNLTVSYKMGGFRLPLLRYIRELEAGGTWYHIYYASMMDNYRFYLKASVDITRELGFEAEFDSRVTEPWRYTNQTDNYYYQRYILSQDPTAPFTSMNMTSTTLGQDIINGTGVNGSQAQQNTALNINRVMGIIKYNLHTVNLRLGLSSDLRTVPGGTTGASQVTFYDQSIFFSLSLTDFNLGQEDSAQLTRMRLYRFRKRPLRAGYVEGVESE; from the coding sequence ATGCGCCCCTGGATCCGAAATTGTATAATTCTTCTTTTTGTACCTGCCTTAGCCTGGGGACAGTCCGTCGACTCAGGCCCTAGGGGATCCCAAGCTTCCGAAATCGGAGAAGACGATACCCAAAGATCCGTAGTTAAAACCAGAAATCGTCTTCTCTCCAAATCCATCGAAGTTCTGACAGAAAGGGAAGTGGACGAGCAATTGGAAAACCTGGGCTTATCCAGGGAAGGCTCCATCTATACCAGACGAAAGCGACTGAAGGCGGCTTTGGGAGAGAAGGAAGACACCAAGCCCGAATTGTCGGACCTCCAACAAGCGAATAAGAAGGATCTCCCCATGGTGATCGAAAACGCTGCGGAAGGAGAACTCATGCGGGTGGACAAGACCAAGGGCGGAGTTTTGGTTTTAAGAGGTAGGGTAAGGATCAAATTGAGAACCGGAACCCTTGAAGCGGAAACGATTTCCGTGGATTCCGATCGCCAAGAAATCTATGCGGAGGGCGGGATCCAATACAACGATGGTCGTGTAAAGATCACCGGTGATAAATTCATCTACGATTATAAACTGGATAAGGGAGTCGTATATAATACGAAAGGTAGCGTTTCTCCCGCTTACTTCTTCGGAGAGAAGATCAAGAAGCTAGACGATAAGCGATACATGTTGGAGATGGGGTATTTCACCGCTTGTAACGCTGAGAAGCCGCATTATTCCTTTAAAATAGATAAGGTTATCGTTTACGACGATAAGACGATCGTGGGCACAAATGTCCGTTTCCAAGTGGGAGGAAACACGGTCTTCTGGCTTCCATTCTTCTATAATAATAATTTGGGAAACGGGGCCACCGCGCAAGCGGGTAAGAATAATACGCAAGGCTTGTTCCTACAAACTTCCTTCCAATGGTCTACAATTCCATCTTGGTCCTGGACTCCGATGGGGTACAAGGCAAGGGCCGATTTCTATGAAAAGACAGGCCAGGCGTTCCAGTTGGAGATGTGGAGACAAAGCGCTAACCTGAACTATCTCATCGATATCGGTTTTGCGAATCATAAGGCCTACCAAATCACATCCGGATTCGAGGATCGTTTCGCCAATTACGGATTGGGAACGAGTGCAGTCACGAACCAGGTGGATAAGGGGAATTATTGGGGGACCAATATTCCGAATATAGGAGAAGATCGCGATCCTTGGTGGAAAGGGCGAATATTCCTGAATCATAAGATGAATAATACGGAGAAGGACGTTACCCGTAACCTATCTATCCAATACGAGAATTTTACGAATCGTCTCTTCGAATACGAATACGGAAACAGATACCAACCTAGCAATAGTTTACAATCCTTGTATACTTATCGGGACGTGAGATTCGGATATGTGCGTAACAACCTCGAGTGGAAATTGGATTATACGGAAAACCGAGGGGACCTTTCCGTTAATATCAATATGAAGAGAAATATGCTCTTCTATAACCTTTCTCCTTTGGATAAATCCGGTTATTTTCCCACAGTGGACGTGCTTCCGTCCGTAACCATCAAGAATAGTTCCGAGATCGCCAGGCTCCCTCATTTTGAAACTCCTGTTTACTGGGACGTGTATTTAACGAATACGTTAATGAGATTTTACGGCGCTCCGGTTCGAGAACAGTTGAAGATTCCGACTCCGGACGGAAATTACCAGGATCCGAACGGAGATTATAAGGAGAATCTACTCCGGACCCAAACATTCCTTCAGGGAGAGACCGGTTTTCGTACTTCCATGAATTTGGGAAGTTATATCTCGTTTGCTCCTAACGTGTATTACGGAGCTAAGAAGCAAGCTGCGAACTTGCCGAGCGCAAGTTCCAGTTCGGTGAATACGAATTTCACCTCCTTGGAGAGAAGTCTTGCTCGGGACAGTTATCAGTATTTCCGAACCAATTCCACTCTGAGGATAGGGGCCCCCATTCTCTTCCTGAACACCACTTATAGAAGGTTGGAAGCGGAAAAACCGGAACTTCAGGATCCGATTCTGATGAAGAACCGCCAGCACGAATTGGAACTTTCCCTGGAAAGTTATGCTTTGGAGAATTTCGAGATCTCCTTGAAGACCATCCGAGACTTGAGAAATTTCTCAGACGAATACCAACCCCAGCCAACAAGCAAGGAGCGTTGGTATTATACTGTATTTAGATTCGGCGGTTACTTGGATTTCTTGGACGGTTTCAGTAAAAGAAAAAGAAGTCTACTCGAAAGAAGAAGAAGCTTTTATACCGGATTGTATTTTAATAACGACTTCGTATATCATACCCCTTTGGGACGACCTCTTTCCAATAACCTGACTGTTTCCTATAAGATGGGGGGATTCCGACTTCCTCTGCTTAGGTATATCCGCGAATTGGAAGCAGGAGGAACTTGGTATCATATATATTATGCTTCTATGATGGATAACTATAGATTTTATCTAAAGGCAAGCGTGGACATCACCCGGGAGCTGGGTTTCGAGGCAGAATTCGATTCCAGGGTTACGGAACCTTGGAGATATACCAATCAGACGGATAATTATTATTATCAAAGATACATTCTTAGTCAGGATCCTACGGCTCCTTTCACTTCCATGAATATGACCTCCACTACCTTGGGGCAGGACATCATAAACGGAACGGGAGTTAACGGAAGCCAGGCGCAGCAGAATACCGCCTTGAACATCAACCGGGTTATGGGTATCATCAAATATAATCTGCATACAGTAAATCTTCGTTTAGGGTTGAGCAGCGATCTTAGAACCGTTCCCGGGGGAACCACGGGAGCGAGTCAGGTGACTTTCTACGATCAGTCCATATTCTTCTCCCTCTCCTTGACGGATTTCAATCTGGGACAGGAAGACTCTGCTCAGCTAACTCGTATGCGTTTGTATCGTTTCAGAAAACGTCCTTTACGGGCGGGATACGTGGAAGGAGTGGAATCAGAATAA